In a single window of the Diospyros lotus cultivar Yz01 chromosome 10, ASM1463336v1, whole genome shotgun sequence genome:
- the LOC127810822 gene encoding probable sugar phosphate/phosphate translocator At1g06470 isoform X4 has protein sequence MVQSDVDTEKVKFTEHNFGHRGSQGSGLSREPSFSGWFNEDGMISKDYQEVEDQTVEDFDFELSLTREGGLGEGHLDSERSQYMTFQPKSMKTNGSNSKDGVSAHGMTNGNRRYTSFNIENGSRTEGTFLNIGDNGSDSMNNHGTYQSDSKSYISSIDVLKTIFFILVWYTFSTFLTLYNKTLLGDHLGNFPAPMLMNTIHFSMQAILSNAITWFWSQRFRPSVPMSWRDYFSRVVPTALGTAFDINLSNASLVFISVTFATMCKSASPIFLLIFAFAFRLESPSFKLLGIILVISIGILLTVAKETEFDFWGFIFVMLAAVMSGFRWTMTQILLQKEVYGLENPLTLMSYVTPIMAMATALLSLIIDPWDEFRKNSYFNSSWHIIRTCLLMLLGGTLAFFMVLTEYILVSVTSAVTVTIAGVVKEAVTILVAVFYFHDQFTWLKGVGLITIMVGVSLFNWYKYQKLQKGESGDHNVAASTSVPAKYVILEEMDDEEEDGPVNLNNDIS, from the exons ATGGTCCAGAGTGATGTCGATACTGAAAAGGTTAAGTTTACTGAACATAATTTTGGCCACAGAGGTAGTCAAGGGTCAGGTCTTTCTAGGGAGCCATCATTCTCAGGCTGGTTCAATGAAGATGGCATGATAAGTAAAGATTACCAAGAAGTTGAAGATCAAACTGTAGAAGACTTCGATTTTGAATTGTCTTTAACACGAGAAGGTGGGTTGGGAGAAGGGCATTTAGACAGCGAGAGAAGCCAATATATGACATTTCAGCCAAAAAGCATGAAGACAAACGGAAGTAACAGTAAGGATGGTGTTTCTGCTCATGGCATGACAAATGGAAATAGAAGATACACATCTTTCAATATTGAAAATGGGTCTAGAACAGAGGGAACTTTCTTGAACATTGGAGATAATGGCTCCGATTCTATGAATAACCATGGAACATATCAATCAGATAGTAAGAGTTATATTTCTTCTATTGATGTGCTGAAGACAATTTTCTTTATACTTGTATGGTACACATTCAGCACATTCTTGACTCT GTACAATAAAACTCTATTAGGGGACCATTTAGGGAATTTCCCAGCTCCCATGTTGATGAATACAATCCACTTCTCAATGCAAGCTATTTTATCAAATGCTATAACATGGTTTTGGTCTCAGAGATTTCGGCCAAGTGTACCTATGTCATGGAGAGATTACTTTTCAAGAG TTGTGCCAACTGCTCTGGGAACAGCATTCGACATTAACTTAAGCAACGCTTCTCTTGTTTTCATCTCTGTTACATTTGCTACTATG TGTAAATCAGCATCTCCTATATTTCTCCTTATATTTGCTTTCGCATTTAG GTTGGAGTCTCCAAGCTTTAAACTTTTGGGTATCATCCTTGTCATATCCATTGGAATTCTGTTAACGG TTGCAAAAGAGACTGAATTTGACTTCTGgggatttatttttgttatgctTGCTGCTGTGATGTCTGGGTTTCGTTGGACCATGACTCAAATTCTACTTCAg aaagaaGTATACG GCCTGGAAAATCCACTTACCTTGATGAGCTATGTAACTCCAATAATGGCAATGGCAACTGCTCTGCTATCTCTTATAATAGATCCTTGGGATGAATTCAGAAAGAATAGTTACTTCAATAGTTCATGGCATATCATACGAACTTGCCTGCTGATGCTTCTTGGTGGAACTCTAGCCTTTTTTATG GTATTGACAGAGTACATTCTTGTTTCAGTAACTAGTGCTGTGACTGTGACAATAGCAGGAGTTGTCAAAGAGGCTGTCACTATTTTG GTTGCTGTATTTTACTTCCATGACCAATTTACTTGGTTGAAAGGGGTTGGTCTTATTACAATCATGGTTGGTGTGAGCTTGTTCAACTGGTACAA ATACCAAAAACTACAAAAGGGTGAATCAGGTGATCATAATGTGGCAGCTTCAACTAGTGTGCCtgcaaaatatgttattcttgAGGAGatggatgatgaagaagaagatggtccCGTAAATCTCAACAATGATATCAGTTGA
- the LOC127810822 gene encoding probable sugar phosphate/phosphate translocator At1g06470 isoform X2 — MVQSDVDTEKVKFTEHNFGHRGSQGSGLSREPSFSGWFNEDGMISKDYQEVEDQTVEDFDFELSLTREGGLGEGHLDSERSQYMTFQPKSMKTNGSNSKDGVSAHGMTNGNRRYTSFNIENGSRTEGTFLNIGDNGSDSMNNHGTYQSDSKSYISSIDVLKTIFFILVWYTFSTFLTLYNKTLLGDHLGNFPAPMLMNTIHFSMQAILSNAITWFWSQRFRPSVPMSWRDYFSRVVPTALGTAFDINLSNASLVFISVTFATMCKSASPIFLLIFAFAFRLESPSFKLLGIILVISIGILLTVAKETEFDFWGFIFVMLAAVMSGFRWTMTQILLQKEVYGLENPLTLMSYVTPIMAMATALLSLIIDPWDEFRKNSYFNSSWHIIRTCLLMLLGGTLAFFMVLTEYILVSVTSAVTVTIAGVVKEAVTILVAVFYFHDQFTWLKGVGLITIMVGVSLFNWYKYQKLQKGESGDHNVAASTSVPAKYVILEEMDDEEEDGPVNLNNDIS, encoded by the exons ATGGTCCAGAGTGATGTCGATACTGAAAAGGTTAAGTTTACTGAACATAATTTTGGCCACAGAGGTAGTCAAGGGTCAGGTCTTTCTAGGGAGCCATCATTCTCAGGCTGGTTCAATGAAGATGGCATGATAAGTAAAGATTACCAAGAAGTTGAAGATCAAACTGTAGAAGACTTCGATTTTGAATTGTCTTTAACACGAGAAGGTGGGTTGGGAGAAGGGCATTTAGACAGCGAGAGAAGCCAATATATGACATTTCAGCCAAAAAGCATGAAGACAAACGGAAGTAACAGTAAGGATGGTGTTTCTGCTCATGGCATGACAAATGGAAATAGAAGATACACATCTTTCAATATTGAAAATGGGTCTAGAACAGAGGGAACTTTCTTGAACATTGGAGATAATGGCTCCGATTCTATGAATAACCATGGAACATATCAATCAGATAGTAAGAGTTATATTTCTTCTATTGATGTGCTGAAGACAATTTTCTTTATACTTGTATGGTACACATTCAGCACATTCTTGACTCT GTACAATAAAACTCTATTAGGGGACCATTTAGGGAATTTCCCAGCTCCCATGTTGATGAATACAATCCACTTCTCAATGCAAGCTATTTTATCAAATGCTATAACATGGTTTTGGTCTCAGAGATTTCGGCCAAGTGTACCTATGTCATGGAGAGATTACTTTTCAAGAG TTGTGCCAACTGCTCTGGGAACAGCATTCGACATTAACTTAAGCAACGCTTCTCTTGTTTTCATCTCTGTTACATTTGCTACTATG TGTAAATCAGCATCTCCTATATTTCTCCTTATATTTGCTTTCGCATTTAG GTTGGAGTCTCCAAGCTTTAAACTTTTGGGTATCATCCTTGTCATATCCATTGGAATTCTGTTAACGG TTGCAAAAGAGACTGAATTTGACTTCTGgggatttatttttgttatgctTGCTGCTGTGATGTCTGGGTTTCGTTGGACCATGACTCAAATTCTACTTCAg aaagaaGTATACG GCCTGGAAAATCCACTTACCTTGATGAGCTATGTAACTCCAATAATGGCAATGGCAACTGCTCTGCTATCTCTTATAATAGATCCTTGGGATGAATTCAGAAAGAATAGTTACTTCAATAGTTCGTGGCATATCATACGAACTTGCCTGCTGATGCTTCTTGGTGGAACTCTAGCCTTTTTTATG GTATTGACAGAGTACATTCTTGTTTCAGTAACTAGTGCTGTGACTGTGACAATAGCAGGAGTTGTCAAAGAGGCTGTCACTATTTTG GTTGCTGTATTTTACTTCCATGACCAATTTACTTGGTTGAAAGGGGTTGGTCTTATTACAATCATGGTTGGTGTGAGCTTGTTCAACTGGTACAA ATACCAAAAACTACAAAAGGGTGAATCAGGTGATCATAATGTGGCAGCTTCAACTAGTGTGCCtgcaaaatatgttattcttgAGGAGatggatgatgaagaagaagatggtccCGTAAATCTCAACAATGATATCAGTTGA